A genomic stretch from Actinomycetota bacterium includes:
- a CDS encoding UbiX family flavin prenyltransferase: MGEAVERREHDPRPERLVIAMTGATGVIYGVRLLETLRDTSVETHLVMSEWARRTIIAETDRNPDAVRDLADQVHDEGDLSAPLASGSFLTDGMVVAPCSMKSLAAIATGVSESLVHRAADVTLKEGRRLLLLVRETPLSVIHLENMLRVAQAGALVMPPLPAFYARPRSLDEMVDHTVGRVLDHFGVEHDLVRRWGEQRARATRLGVRP; the protein is encoded by the coding sequence ATGGGGGAGGCGGTGGAGCGGCGGGAGCATGACCCGCGGCCGGAGCGGCTGGTGATCGCCATGACCGGCGCGACCGGCGTGATCTACGGCGTCCGGCTGCTGGAGACGCTGCGCGACACCTCGGTCGAGACCCACCTGGTCATGAGCGAATGGGCGCGGCGGACCATCATCGCCGAGACCGACCGCAACCCCGACGCGGTGCGGGACCTGGCCGACCAGGTCCATGACGAGGGCGACCTGTCCGCCCCCCTGGCCAGCGGGTCCTTCCTCACCGACGGCATGGTGGTCGCCCCCTGCAGCATGAAGTCCCTGGCCGCCATCGCCACCGGCGTCTCCGAGAGCCTGGTCCACCGGGCCGCCGACGTGACCCTCAAGGAGGGCCGTCGGCTGCTGCTGCTGGTGCGCGAGACCCCGCTGTCAGTGATCCACCTGGAGAACATGCTCCGGGTCGCCCAGGCCGGCGCCCTGGTGATGCCGCCCCTGCCGGCGTTCTACGCCCGTCCCCGGAGCCTGGACGAGATGGTCGACCACACCGTGGGCCGGGTCCTGGACCACTTCGGGGTCGAACACGACCTGGTCCGGCGCTGGGGCGAGCAGCGCGCGCGGGCGACGCGGCTCGGCGTCAGGCCCTGA